One window of Marinomonas primoryensis genomic DNA carries:
- a CDS encoding TonB-dependent receptor: MSFTPSVRFVKRRGALTLLAASIAFASGLTASAAYAESSSVNVRYYDVPDGALAQALNTFAAMSGVFLGGSGELLSGKRTLGFEGEYSTVQALDLLLFGTGLSYKIGKANSIVLIDPNTVTEGEDGITLSPLMVEGGRSSAALGKSVISSSEIESMAGDTTNLTDLLKGNGAVRFSRSSSTSANSASMRPDEVSIHGQSHYQNSYVIDGISANNDLNPGDSEDTYSNPISPTNLSMLSGSSSQSYYVDPDALESVTVYDSNVPVEFGGFLGGVISSKLKRYDGEDYLSVKYAISKDEWDEIHAGEDLAEDLADGDSIEGEYTPEYLKQRYTFTGAQGITDKLGMTFTASRATSAFDQSYVKNIGNTVYGKQGVEYDDTVDNVMARFDYKATQDLDVGVSMLYANRYHDGVTNASYDSKFVKSHQATGIGFDTVFRTNSGVLKTLLSYDEAKDTLDSDDSTYAYHYVDYYNGNWPYSGGYGNVNQQQDSAKFMVEWLQNAFDVGSYEHSLQTGLELGYKKMFYEVEGDIVSQNYRCINSGCADSNGDGVIDYDDEYLRITNIIAANKLEKTYHSAAVYLSDTIKKGDWTHYFGVRADYSSSLDNVDLSPRVTTEWDVFSNQKTKLLAGVNRYYGRDFFQYEVNSTLRSWRTMYRYNSDGSLNRQTNYSDQSFRDYDLDTPYSNEWNIGVVQRFGVVDATLQFVNRESRDLVTRTETEDGLDYYTNDGRSSTDTVTLTFETRDPFEIGATDTHGKISISYQESESNTLSDVSYEETISSDEIYYKDSVIYESQLPSFDFNIPVSISFSTRTEIPDWRLIVANSINVQSGGKVAQDTGENFTDSTGTYDIYDDLKFDHLITLDTSIEWKPALIAEVEGYIKLSVNNVFDDYIDKSTNSNSYSYTLGRSGSLEVGMRF, translated from the coding sequence ATGTCATTTACCCCCTCAGTGCGATTTGTTAAACGTCGCGGTGCTTTGACGCTTCTGGCGGCCAGCATTGCTTTTGCAAGCGGATTAACTGCGTCGGCAGCCTACGCGGAATCCAGTTCGGTAAATGTTCGCTACTACGACGTGCCTGATGGTGCTTTGGCGCAAGCGTTAAATACCTTCGCGGCTATGTCCGGTGTGTTCTTAGGTGGCAGTGGCGAATTGCTTTCGGGCAAACGTACACTGGGTTTTGAAGGTGAGTACTCGACGGTACAGGCATTGGATCTACTGCTTTTCGGTACAGGTTTGTCTTATAAAATAGGTAAAGCAAATAGCATTGTTCTGATTGATCCCAATACAGTCACCGAAGGGGAAGATGGTATTACGTTGTCGCCCTTGATGGTTGAGGGAGGGAGGAGTTCAGCTGCATTGGGTAAAAGCGTTATTAGTTCGAGCGAAATTGAAAGTATGGCGGGAGATACCACCAACCTAACGGATCTATTAAAAGGGAATGGCGCTGTTCGATTCAGCCGTTCTTCCAGTACCTCTGCTAATAGTGCAAGTATGCGGCCAGATGAAGTGTCTATTCACGGTCAATCTCATTATCAAAACTCATACGTAATCGACGGAATATCCGCCAATAATGACTTGAATCCAGGGGACTCTGAAGACACTTACTCTAATCCAATTTCTCCGACAAATTTGAGTATGCTGTCTGGTAGTTCCTCTCAAAGTTACTATGTTGATCCTGATGCGCTTGAATCCGTAACCGTATATGACTCCAACGTACCTGTTGAGTTTGGCGGCTTTCTTGGTGGTGTGATTTCTTCGAAACTTAAGCGTTACGATGGCGAAGATTATTTGTCTGTTAAGTATGCGATCTCTAAGGATGAGTGGGATGAAATTCACGCAGGTGAAGATTTGGCTGAGGACTTAGCAGATGGTGACTCTATCGAAGGCGAGTATACGCCAGAATATTTAAAGCAACGCTATACGTTTACTGGCGCTCAGGGGATCACCGATAAACTGGGTATGACATTTACCGCATCAAGGGCAACGTCGGCTTTTGACCAGAGTTATGTGAAAAATATCGGCAATACGGTATATGGCAAGCAAGGCGTTGAATACGATGATACGGTTGATAACGTCATGGCTCGATTTGATTATAAGGCGACTCAAGATTTGGACGTTGGCGTGTCTATGTTATATGCCAATCGATACCACGATGGGGTTACTAATGCATCTTATGATTCGAAATTTGTAAAGTCTCACCAAGCGACAGGTATCGGTTTTGATACTGTGTTTCGTACTAACTCAGGTGTTTTGAAAACATTGCTTTCTTATGATGAAGCAAAAGATACTCTAGATTCAGACGATTCAACCTATGCCTACCATTACGTCGATTATTACAATGGAAATTGGCCCTATTCCGGTGGTTATGGCAACGTCAATCAGCAGCAAGATAGTGCAAAATTCATGGTTGAATGGCTACAAAATGCGTTTGATGTAGGATCGTACGAGCATTCCTTACAAACAGGTTTAGAGCTAGGTTATAAGAAAATGTTCTACGAAGTTGAGGGTGATATTGTTAGTCAGAATTATCGTTGTATCAACAGTGGTTGCGCAGATAGTAATGGCGATGGTGTGATTGATTATGATGATGAATACCTACGAATTACCAACATCATTGCCGCAAATAAATTAGAGAAAACGTATCATTCAGCGGCTGTTTATTTATCAGACACCATAAAAAAAGGAGACTGGACTCATTATTTTGGGGTTCGTGCTGATTATAGTTCCAGCCTAGACAATGTTGATTTATCGCCTCGTGTTACAACAGAGTGGGACGTTTTCAGTAATCAAAAAACGAAACTATTGGCGGGAGTGAATCGTTATTATGGTCGTGATTTCTTTCAATACGAAGTCAACAGCACGTTACGTTCATGGCGCACCATGTATCGTTATAATTCAGACGGAAGCTTAAATCGCCAAACAAATTATTCTGATCAGTCTTTTCGTGATTACGACCTAGATACACCCTATTCTAATGAGTGGAACATTGGGGTGGTTCAGCGTTTTGGCGTTGTTGATGCGACGTTGCAATTCGTAAACCGAGAAAGTCGTGACCTTGTCACCCGCACAGAAACAGAGGATGGCCTTGATTATTATACTAATGACGGCCGTAGTTCTACTGACACAGTGACATTAACGTTTGAAACACGTGATCCATTTGAAATTGGCGCAACAGACACCCATGGTAAGATTTCTATTAGTTACCAAGAAAGTGAAAGCAACACACTCAGTGATGTGTCTTATGAAGAAACGATTTCTTCTGATGAAATTTATTATAAAGATAGTGTGATATACGAGTCTCAGTTGCCATCATTTGACTTTAATATTCCTGTCAGTATCAGTTTCTCAACACGGACAGAAATCCCAGATTGGCGCTTAATTGTTGCCAATAGTATTAATGTGCAGTCGGGGGGGAAAGTGGCACAAGATACAGGTGAAAATTTCACGGATTCCACAGGCACTTACGATATTTATGACGATTTAAAATTCGACCACCTTATTACATTGGACACGTCTATCGAGTGGAAGCCTGCGTTGATTGCAGAGGTTGAGGGTTACATTAAATTGTCGGTTAATAATGTGTTTGATGATTATATCGATAAATCAACCAATTCAAATAGTTACTCATACACCCTTGGGCGTTCTGGGAGTCTAGAAGTTGGTATGCGCTTCTAA
- a CDS encoding FecR domain-containing protein, producing the protein MTSPKPSNFHHLEEASEWFAVLSDESVSNIDREGWRNWLESDAEHLKAWQQVESVGVMFTSFQGNNLQQSAGRVLDTSRSRDISRRQMMKGVMSIAGVASIGWFGWEQTPLPSMVASWTADFHTSVGEVSHFALADGTKVWLNTKSAMNRANSSTLRPIALVEGEALFETDGQVNGRPFSVTCQQAVMKAATSKTRFCLRHLSNQRAILAVYEGTVSLAPLMSRQTKEVKAGEEVVFDNQSIGRIQPVLAIHESWTRGLLIVDDMALSDFIAEIGRYRHGYINLDPSIAALRVIGTYPTQDANLVFDMLENAFPIQVKRVLPWWTSISAV; encoded by the coding sequence ATGACATCCCCTAAACCTTCAAATTTTCACCATTTAGAAGAAGCGTCTGAATGGTTTGCTGTTTTGTCTGATGAGTCCGTTTCGAATATTGATCGTGAAGGTTGGCGAAATTGGCTTGAAAGCGACGCAGAACACCTTAAGGCATGGCAGCAGGTTGAATCTGTCGGCGTGATGTTCACCTCTTTCCAAGGTAATAATCTACAGCAATCTGCAGGACGTGTTTTAGACACCAGTCGCTCTAGAGATATTAGTCGTCGACAAATGATGAAAGGGGTAATGAGCATCGCTGGTGTGGCGTCTATAGGTTGGTTTGGATGGGAACAGACACCTTTACCTTCGATGGTGGCGTCTTGGACGGCTGATTTTCACACCTCTGTCGGTGAAGTGAGTCATTTTGCATTGGCTGATGGTACGAAAGTTTGGCTCAATACGAAGAGTGCGATGAATCGTGCTAACTCGTCTACTCTTCGACCGATTGCTTTGGTGGAAGGTGAGGCGTTATTTGAGACTGACGGTCAAGTGAATGGTCGACCGTTCAGTGTTACTTGTCAGCAAGCTGTTATGAAAGCCGCAACCAGCAAGACACGTTTTTGCTTACGTCACCTTTCAAATCAACGTGCTATTTTGGCGGTTTATGAAGGGACAGTGTCATTGGCTCCACTGATGTCTCGTCAGACGAAAGAAGTGAAAGCGGGCGAAGAAGTGGTTTTTGACAATCAATCGATTGGCAGGATACAGCCTGTTTTAGCGATTCATGAGTCTTGGACTCGGGGACTGTTGATCGTTGATGATATGGCATTATCCGATTTTATAGCTGAGATTGGGCGCTATCGTCATGGTTACATTAATCTTGACCCGAGTATTGCTGCGCTTCGGGTGATTGGTACGTATCCAACTCAAGACGCCAACTTGGTGTTTGATATGCTCGAAAATGCGTTTCCTATTCAGGTTAAGCGTGTCTTGCCTTGGTGGACAAGTATTTCTGCCGTCTAG
- a CDS encoding sigma-70 family RNA polymerase sigma factor: protein MMYFRSMNPEQRATQEVGDLYEEHHQWLTGWIRRKLGCDESAADLTQDTFVRLLKKPSSFMRMGEARAFLSTIAKGLYIDHWRRRQVEQAWLESLAHREEDYAPSAEHSASMIELLCELDAMIAKLPKKVANTLIFSQVHGLTYREIAERLSVSERMVKRYMAQAMLQCVLLQSDQ from the coding sequence ATGATGTATTTTCGATCGATGAATCCTGAACAGCGAGCGACGCAGGAAGTTGGCGATTTGTATGAAGAGCATCATCAATGGTTAACAGGATGGATTCGTAGAAAATTAGGGTGTGATGAGTCAGCGGCAGATTTGACTCAAGACACGTTTGTTCGATTATTGAAAAAACCAAGCTCTTTTATGCGTATGGGGGAAGCGAGAGCATTCCTAAGTACCATCGCGAAAGGCTTGTATATTGATCATTGGCGAAGACGACAAGTAGAGCAAGCTTGGTTGGAATCTTTGGCGCATAGAGAAGAAGACTATGCGCCTTCTGCTGAGCATTCTGCGTCCATGATTGAGCTACTTTGCGAGCTCGATGCTATGATCGCAAAGCTCCCCAAAAAAGTGGCGAATACACTAATTTTTTCCCAAGTCCATGGTTTAACATACCGAGAAATCGCTGAACGTTTGTCTGTTTCTGAGCGTATGGTTAAGCGCTATATGGCTCAAGCCATGTTGCAATGTGTTTTACTTCAATCTGATCAATAG
- a CDS encoding glutathione S-transferase family protein yields MITVHHLDNSRSQRILWLLEELGLDYGIVEYKRDPDSAAAPESLKKIHPLGKSPVITDGELTVAESGAIIEYLLDRYDTEKRLRPIDGQALLDYRYWLHFAEGSLMPLLVMKLVMMKVPKSPMPFFIKPIAKAITGKVQEKFILPRIKPQMQFIEKTLGEHTWFVGEELTAADIQMSFPLQASSTRMDLSEFPNIARFIKQVEAQPAYQKAVAKGGVFMTL; encoded by the coding sequence ATGATTACCGTACATCATTTAGACAACTCTCGGTCTCAGCGTATTTTATGGTTATTAGAAGAGCTTGGCTTGGACTATGGCATTGTTGAATACAAGCGAGATCCAGATTCCGCTGCCGCGCCAGAGTCCCTTAAAAAGATACACCCGCTAGGCAAATCTCCGGTGATTACCGATGGTGAATTAACCGTGGCTGAGTCAGGTGCGATTATCGAGTATTTGTTAGATCGCTATGATACGGAAAAGCGTTTGAGACCGATCGATGGTCAGGCGTTGTTGGATTACCGTTATTGGCTGCACTTCGCCGAAGGTTCTTTGATGCCGTTATTGGTGATGAAGTTAGTGATGATGAAGGTTCCTAAAAGTCCAATGCCCTTTTTTATTAAACCGATTGCCAAAGCCATTACGGGTAAAGTTCAAGAAAAATTCATTTTGCCGCGCATTAAGCCACAAATGCAGTTTATTGAAAAAACACTGGGTGAGCATACGTGGTTCGTTGGTGAGGAATTAACCGCTGCCGATATTCAAATGAGTTTCCCGCTACAAGCATCCAGTACACGGATGGATTTGTCCGAGTTTCCGAATATTGCACGCTTTATCAAGCAAGTCGAAGCGCAGCCTGCGTATCAAAAAGCGGTCGCCAAAGGCGGTGTTTTTATGACCTTGTGA
- a CDS encoding DUF6597 domain-containing transcriptional factor has protein sequence MKDTIQLTSLEPSKNLSPFIESFWMIENPSDEDEELSTFPDGGIDLYFFHSAEYPLHISLVGLETSAKVGTMPSHSILLGARLKILAAEYLLDMPVADILNDRITLDNGFAGINPDDLQCFNTFCEKLSLYFSSQLTAPIDPRKKIMSELIYRSKGAVTVTKIAKSANWSSRQINRYFNKWLGLALKSYCDILRFRNSFDSLKMGELFPKEGFNDQSHYIKLIKKYSHLTPKQLAQDENDRFVQLYSQD, from the coding sequence ATGAAAGATACTATTCAACTTACTTCGTTAGAGCCAAGTAAAAACTTGTCTCCATTCATTGAAAGTTTTTGGATGATTGAAAACCCGAGCGATGAAGATGAAGAGTTGTCGACTTTCCCAGATGGCGGCATTGATTTATATTTTTTCCATAGCGCTGAGTATCCTCTTCACATTTCACTTGTTGGACTAGAAACAAGCGCGAAAGTCGGTACGATGCCCAGCCACTCAATACTGCTTGGCGCTCGCTTAAAAATATTAGCCGCTGAATATTTATTAGACATGCCCGTCGCAGATATCCTCAACGATCGCATCACACTCGACAACGGTTTTGCCGGTATTAACCCAGATGACCTGCAGTGCTTTAATACATTTTGTGAAAAGTTAAGCCTTTATTTTTCTTCACAATTAACCGCACCGATCGACCCTCGCAAGAAAATAATGTCCGAGCTGATTTATCGCTCTAAAGGCGCGGTTACAGTGACCAAAATAGCAAAATCGGCCAATTGGAGCAGTCGCCAAATCAATCGTTACTTTAATAAATGGCTCGGTTTAGCCTTAAAAAGTTACTGCGACATTTTACGTTTTCGCAATAGCTTCGACTCTCTGAAAATGGGTGAGCTGTTTCCAAAAGAGGGTTTCAACGATCAATCCCACTACATTAAGTTGATCAAAAAATATTCCCACCTTACTCCTAAGCAATTAGCTCAAGATGAAAACGACCGATTTGTACAATTATATTCTCAAGATTAG
- a CDS encoding iron-siderophore ABC transporter substrate-binding protein encodes MKMIIISAFIFISFCNSWAAEDTQFPITIEHAFGSSVIMQKPKRVATVAWANHEVPLALGIVPVGFAAATFGDDNGDGVLPWVADQLNTLNAKTPVLFDEGDGVDFEAVAATQPDVILAAYSGLSQSDYDTLSMIAPVVAFPNKPWSTNWRSMIRINSAGLGMAKEGETLIAHIETQIAERVAHYPELKGKSAMFITHLDPTDLSVIRFYSANDARVSFFDDLGLQSPPSVKNISRDGQYSGESSIEQIDEFNDVDIFVTYGNKQLLTPLTTNPLMSKMRAIRSGAIVMLGNSQIATAANPTPLSISWVLDDYLDALAAAARKAESTQ; translated from the coding sequence ATGAAGATGATTATCATTAGCGCTTTTATTTTTATCTCTTTTTGCAATTCTTGGGCAGCGGAAGACACGCAATTTCCGATTACGATTGAACACGCCTTCGGTTCGTCCGTTATTATGCAAAAACCTAAACGCGTCGCTACAGTGGCTTGGGCCAATCACGAAGTGCCATTAGCGTTAGGCATCGTACCTGTTGGTTTTGCTGCCGCCACCTTTGGCGACGATAATGGTGATGGTGTATTGCCTTGGGTGGCCGACCAACTCAACACCTTGAACGCCAAAACGCCGGTGTTGTTTGATGAAGGGGACGGGGTCGATTTTGAAGCCGTCGCCGCCACACAACCCGATGTGATTTTGGCCGCTTATTCAGGTTTAAGCCAATCCGATTACGACACACTAAGCATGATCGCTCCGGTTGTGGCGTTCCCAAACAAGCCTTGGTCGACAAACTGGCGCAGTATGATTCGCATTAATAGTGCGGGGTTGGGTATGGCAAAAGAGGGAGAAACGCTCATTGCCCACATTGAGACTCAAATCGCCGAACGGGTCGCTCACTACCCTGAGTTGAAAGGTAAATCCGCCATGTTCATCACGCACCTCGATCCAACGGATTTGAGTGTTATACGCTTTTACAGTGCCAACGATGCCCGCGTGAGTTTCTTTGATGACTTAGGCCTTCAATCTCCCCCGAGCGTAAAAAATATCAGTCGTGATGGTCAATATTCTGGCGAAAGCAGCATTGAACAAATAGATGAATTTAACGATGTCGATATTTTTGTCACTTATGGCAATAAGCAATTATTGACGCCTTTAACCACTAATCCACTCATGTCGAAAATGCGCGCCATTAGAAGTGGCGCTATTGTCATGCTCGGCAACAGTCAAATAGCCACTGCGGCGAATCCTACGCCATTGTCGATATCTTGGGTACTGGATGATTATCTTGACGCCCTTGCCGCCGCGGCACGTAAAGCGGAATCGACACAATGA
- a CDS encoding FecCD family ABC transporter permease, whose protein sequence is MNKVTRFKESSITRPAALFCLIVVLIALCFSSIAIGTRNVSWQEIFGALQGQMNTMGEASVAMRIPRTVLAVIAGSALGLSGAIMQSVTRNPLADPGILGVNVGAAFFVVIGLAWFGINQLQSYVWIAILGAGITAIFVYFISSMGYGKSTPLKFALAGAATSAALSSFTVAVVLPRNDIAGGVNSWQIGGVGGATFDSIQLVLPFLIVGVLLSAFVARKLNSLALGDDIAAGLGENVAWIRGMAWLSAVLLCGATTAICGPIGFVGLVVPHLCRLLVGVDNRWLLIFSALGGACLLLIADVVGRIASRPSELSVGVVTAFVGAPFFIWIVRRQRVKEL, encoded by the coding sequence ATGAACAAAGTCACTCGATTCAAAGAAAGCTCGATAACGCGACCTGCCGCACTGTTTTGCCTGATCGTAGTCTTGATCGCTTTGTGCTTTTCATCGATTGCCATCGGTACCCGAAACGTGTCTTGGCAAGAAATCTTCGGCGCGCTTCAAGGGCAAATGAACACCATGGGCGAAGCATCAGTCGCTATGCGTATCCCTCGTACAGTTCTAGCCGTCATTGCAGGCAGTGCACTGGGGTTATCTGGCGCCATAATGCAAAGCGTGACTCGCAATCCGTTGGCGGATCCCGGCATTTTGGGTGTCAATGTTGGCGCCGCTTTCTTTGTTGTCATCGGATTGGCTTGGTTCGGCATAAATCAACTACAAAGCTATGTCTGGATCGCCATTTTGGGCGCAGGCATAACCGCCATATTTGTGTATTTCATCAGTTCAATGGGCTATGGAAAATCAACACCGCTCAAATTCGCTCTCGCAGGTGCCGCCACGTCGGCAGCGCTGTCTTCTTTTACTGTCGCGGTGGTATTACCCAGAAACGACATTGCGGGCGGCGTGAATTCTTGGCAGATAGGCGGTGTCGGCGGCGCCACATTTGACAGCATACAGCTTGTTCTGCCCTTTCTTATCGTTGGCGTTTTACTGAGTGCGTTTGTTGCAAGAAAGCTCAACTCGCTGGCGCTGGGAGACGACATTGCCGCGGGATTGGGGGAAAACGTCGCTTGGATACGCGGCATGGCATGGTTATCGGCGGTGTTATTGTGTGGCGCAACGACCGCCATTTGCGGCCCCATTGGTTTTGTCGGTTTGGTTGTGCCTCATTTATGCCGTTTGCTCGTCGGCGTCGATAATCGCTGGTTGTTGATTTTTTCCGCCTTAGGCGGCGCGTGTTTATTACTCATCGCCGATGTGGTTGGACGCATTGCATCAAGGCCAAGTGAGTTGTCCGTCGGTGTGGTGACAGCGTTTGTTGGCGCGCCCTTTTTTATCTGGATTGTACGTCGCCAGCGCGTGAAGGAGCTATGA
- a CDS encoding FecCD family ABC transporter permease produces MSNLDNTLSRVQYGRKHRSIRWIRLVVILCILVSVAFSITLVLGQSFTPPNDVLNVLLGDDVPGASFVVGHLRLPRAVISLLVGMSFGMAGVAFQIMLRNPLASPDIIGVSSGATAAAVFAIIVLNMDGASVAFFSITIGLLVAMTIYALSYRNGATGTRLILIGIGVSAMIESFIVYLLSQAQSWDRQEAIRWLSGSVNSAQLDQALPLLISLLIFGGFLLSRSRDLDTLRMGDDTAQSLGVRVGMTRITVIIASVGLIAVGVAITGPIAFVAFLSGPIAMRLIKNNGSIILPAGLIGACLVLSGDYIGQFLLPSRYPVGVITGALGAPYLIYLIIRVNRKGGSL; encoded by the coding sequence ATGAGCAACCTAGATAACACCTTATCTCGCGTGCAATATGGCCGTAAACATCGCTCAATTCGATGGATTCGCCTTGTTGTCATTCTGTGCATTCTTGTCTCGGTCGCTTTTTCCATTACCTTGGTTCTGGGCCAATCCTTCACGCCGCCAAACGATGTATTGAATGTGCTACTTGGTGACGATGTACCAGGCGCCTCTTTTGTCGTCGGTCACCTGCGTCTGCCACGAGCGGTTATTTCCCTTCTGGTCGGTATGAGTTTTGGCATGGCTGGTGTGGCGTTTCAAATCATGTTGAGAAATCCACTCGCCAGTCCCGACATCATCGGTGTGAGCTCTGGCGCGACCGCCGCAGCGGTGTTCGCCATTATTGTGCTGAATATGGATGGTGCGAGCGTGGCGTTTTTTTCCATTACGATCGGTTTGCTAGTTGCCATGACCATCTACGCTTTGTCTTATCGTAATGGCGCCACGGGAACACGACTCATTTTAATCGGTATCGGTGTCTCCGCTATGATCGAAAGCTTTATTGTCTATTTGCTGTCGCAAGCTCAATCATGGGATCGACAAGAAGCCATTCGCTGGTTAAGTGGCAGTGTCAATTCCGCGCAATTAGATCAAGCGCTGCCATTGCTCATCTCATTATTAATATTTGGTGGTTTTTTACTGAGCCGAAGCCGTGATCTGGACACCTTACGAATGGGCGACGATACGGCGCAATCGCTCGGTGTGCGAGTCGGTATGACGCGAATTACCGTCATTATCGCTTCTGTGGGACTCATTGCAGTCGGTGTTGCCATCACTGGCCCCATCGCTTTTGTGGCTTTTTTGTCTGGTCCCATCGCCATGAGACTCATCAAAAACAATGGTTCTATCATCCTTCCTGCTGGTCTTATTGGCGCTTGCTTGGTTTTGTCTGGCGATTATATTGGACAATTTTTGCTGCCTAGCCGCTACCCGGTTGGTGTTATTACCGGTGCATTAGGCGCGCCTTATCTTATTTATCTCATCATTCGGGTGAATCGCAAAGGAGGCTCACTATGA
- a CDS encoding ABC transporter ATP-binding protein: MTLNHQFIVDHLDAGYGDKTILDNINIEILAGQITSIIGANACGKSTLLRTMSRLISPSQGQVLLDGKSIHKMPTRQLAQTLGLLPQSPIAPEGITVGDLVSRGRHPHHGFMSRWNKTDDEAIAKALDTTKTTELIDREIDELSGGQRQRVWIAMALAQETEILLLDEPTTFLDVTHQMEVLDLLIDLNQSQGTTIVLVLHDLNLASRYSDQLIAMRQGRIHAYGTPKNVITEDVIQSVFGLHNQIMLDPLSGRPMVLPIGRHKITKTT; the protein is encoded by the coding sequence ATGACACTTAACCATCAGTTCATCGTGGATCATCTTGATGCCGGATATGGCGATAAAACCATCCTTGATAATATCAACATAGAAATACTGGCGGGTCAGATCACGTCCATTATCGGCGCAAACGCCTGTGGAAAATCCACGTTATTACGTACTATGTCTCGCTTAATCTCGCCCTCTCAAGGTCAGGTTTTACTCGATGGAAAATCCATACATAAGATGCCAACACGGCAGTTAGCTCAAACGCTTGGTCTGCTGCCTCAGTCACCGATTGCACCAGAAGGCATCACGGTTGGCGATCTGGTTAGCCGAGGACGACACCCTCATCACGGTTTCATGTCCCGCTGGAATAAAACGGACGATGAAGCCATCGCCAAAGCGCTAGACACCACCAAAACCACAGAACTAATAGATCGAGAAATAGACGAACTGTCGGGCGGACAACGTCAGCGTGTGTGGATCGCCATGGCGCTCGCACAAGAAACTGAGATTTTACTGCTGGATGAACCGACAACCTTTCTCGATGTCACCCACCAAATGGAAGTATTAGATCTGCTGATTGATTTAAATCAAAGCCAAGGCACCACCATCGTATTGGTCTTGCATGATTTAAACCTAGCGTCACGTTATTCAGACCAACTCATCGCCATGCGACAAGGCCGCATACACGCTTATGGAACGCCGAAAAATGTCATCACAGAAGACGTCATTCAGTCAGTTTTCGGTCTGCACAATCAAATAATGCTCGACCCTCTTTCCGGCCGCCCGATGGTACTGCCAATCGGGCGTCACAAAATCACCAAAACCACTTAA